One segment of Caldanaerobius polysaccharolyticus DSM 13641 DNA contains the following:
- the spoIIID gene encoding sporulation transcriptional regulator SpoIIID, translating into MKGNIDERVVEIAKYVIKAEATVRETASVFGVSKSTVHKDMTERLPKINPELYKGVKNVLEKNKAERHIRGGKATRLKYKNLKHLTAKKEDFSESYRIN; encoded by the coding sequence GTGAAAGGCAACATTGATGAAAGGGTCGTGGAAATAGCCAAATACGTCATAAAGGCTGAAGCGACAGTCAGGGAGACAGCCAGTGTCTTTGGCGTAAGCAAAAGCACTGTACACAAGGATATGACTGAGAGGCTTCCTAAGATAAATCCCGAACTTTATAAAGGCGTAAAGAACGTGCTGGAAAAAAATAAAGCTGAGAGACATATAAGGGGAGGTAAAGCCACCCGGTTGAAATACAAAAATTTAAAACATTTAACAGCAAAAAAGGAGGATTTTTCAGAATCATATAGAATTAATTAA
- a CDS encoding S-layer homology domain-containing protein, whose protein sequence is MKKLLKILLIALLVSLQVNTANAQNDVYYGTQQAPYLAKLSSFEDIKGNWAEKPIKALTALSIFRGSGSKFYPDRILTYEEALAVALRAAGQEENVQRYAATLSNGKKATVNVNADPWAYAYVDYALSKGILSKTDASIDWTAPAQRQVVAYWLGKLSGVQPVYGTQQGAVYAFDDWREINADYLPYIEPLVRIGAIKGSFSGNSISFRPTASLKRNELASMVFLLLPYCSKVSGITVKSGVITDVSVRYVNDAPVRDYYVENDDGSMATLEVQSGYDVPVLRGNSVGLALSLKSGDGIVYYVKGNNVLFAQAANSKSDAQQVEGVVTDVSFDRLTVEELDGDSRTYILNQYTPVDVNGLPGSIDDLKYGQSVSLKVVNGQVKSISIYMDEGAPGYVDPGSIRVYGQVLNIARDGDEYTINILTSDGTIKKYTVYDDVPVSLPERTGSVQDILDGDNVVLYFDSIYYGYPSKIAVQNSYGSVDAIIKGNLEGYSNGKLAISDVQQYKNGQWVYDTGYAAYSISDDARLYVNGSKVDPDNLSGYRSLRAYVILIQGYEGPEVGYVNAFNGYEYIYEYPLDGIDYAARKMTVGNNGLVYDDSTAVINASRLMPAEGLTKGQDLLVIASKDGDNSTARIVLVQTPQWPPYQVFRGKIMNERLENSKEYDGIYSDRFKLTKAQELENNQWEWVGSEYMYLNEDTIIMDNTSVPGRSIDLKDFTSMRYMDSNVDLRSCFTYAVTDGNKNAIAVNVVGNKGITASQWSDRLTVARVASVDEGNKVLNLEDARDYSEHSESWYQSGIDSVNVSKGVIVKNGRPADLSDIVAGDEVFVVRDGSTGYVVMVR, encoded by the coding sequence ATGAAAAAACTTTTAAAAATACTGCTGATTGCGTTGCTTGTGTCCCTGCAAGTAAATACGGCTAATGCCCAGAATGATGTTTATTATGGTACTCAGCAGGCTCCGTACTTGGCCAAGCTGTCTTCCTTTGAGGATATTAAGGGCAATTGGGCGGAAAAACCCATAAAAGCTCTCACCGCCCTTTCTATTTTCAGAGGGTCAGGCAGTAAGTTTTACCCTGATAGGATTCTTACCTATGAGGAAGCTTTAGCAGTGGCATTAAGGGCGGCAGGGCAGGAGGAAAATGTTCAGAGATACGCTGCCACCCTCAGCAACGGCAAAAAAGCTACGGTGAATGTAAATGCAGATCCGTGGGCATATGCCTATGTGGATTACGCCTTAAGTAAAGGCATACTTTCCAAAACTGATGCTTCCATAGACTGGACAGCTCCTGCTCAGAGACAGGTAGTGGCGTACTGGTTGGGCAAGCTGTCCGGTGTACAACCTGTTTACGGTACGCAGCAGGGGGCTGTGTACGCCTTTGACGACTGGAGGGAAATAAATGCCGATTACCTTCCTTATATAGAGCCATTGGTGCGCATTGGGGCTATCAAAGGAAGCTTTTCGGGTAACTCTATAAGCTTCAGGCCTACTGCCTCCCTTAAAAGAAATGAGCTGGCCAGCATGGTTTTTCTCCTTTTGCCCTATTGTTCAAAGGTGAGCGGTATTACAGTCAAAAGCGGAGTTATAACTGATGTATCTGTTAGATACGTTAATGACGCGCCTGTCAGGGATTATTACGTGGAAAACGATGACGGGTCTATGGCTACACTGGAGGTACAGAGCGGATACGATGTGCCGGTATTGAGGGGAAACAGCGTAGGGTTGGCGTTGTCCCTTAAAAGCGGTGATGGCATTGTCTATTACGTCAAAGGGAATAATGTTTTGTTTGCCCAGGCAGCAAACAGTAAATCCGATGCCCAACAGGTGGAAGGAGTGGTGACAGATGTATCTTTTGATCGCCTGACTGTAGAGGAACTGGATGGCGACAGCAGGACGTATATCCTCAATCAGTACACCCCTGTGGACGTAAACGGCCTGCCTGGCAGCATTGACGACCTCAAGTACGGCCAGTCGGTGAGTCTAAAAGTGGTAAACGGGCAGGTCAAGAGCATATCGATTTACATGGACGAGGGCGCCCCGGGTTATGTAGATCCAGGCAGCATAAGGGTATATGGACAGGTTTTAAATATCGCAAGGGACGGGGACGAATATACCATAAACATTTTGACCTCAGATGGCACAATAAAAAAATACACTGTTTACGACGATGTACCCGTTTCGTTACCTGAAAGGACCGGCAGCGTACAGGACATTTTAGATGGGGATAATGTGGTCTTGTATTTTGACTCTATTTATTACGGCTATCCTTCAAAAATTGCCGTTCAAAACAGCTATGGCAGTGTGGACGCCATAATAAAAGGGAATCTAGAAGGGTATTCTAATGGAAAGTTGGCCATATCAGATGTACAGCAGTACAAAAACGGTCAATGGGTCTATGACACAGGCTATGCAGCCTACAGCATCTCAGATGATGCCAGGCTATATGTAAACGGCAGCAAAGTAGATCCTGATAATTTAAGCGGCTACAGGTCCTTGAGAGCGTACGTTATCCTGATCCAGGGCTACGAAGGTCCCGAAGTAGGGTATGTAAATGCCTTTAACGGTTACGAGTATATATACGAATACCCTTTGGATGGCATTGACTACGCGGCGAGGAAAATGACCGTAGGCAATAATGGGCTCGTATACGATGATTCCACCGCCGTGATAAACGCCAGCAGATTGATGCCAGCTGAGGGGCTTACAAAAGGGCAGGACCTTTTGGTTATAGCCTCTAAAGACGGAGATAACAGCACAGCGCGCATTGTCCTGGTACAAACCCCCCAATGGCCTCCTTATCAGGTGTTTAGGGGTAAAATAATGAATGAACGCCTGGAAAACAGTAAAGAATACGACGGCATATACAGCGATAGATTTAAGCTCACCAAGGCACAGGAACTGGAAAATAACCAATGGGAATGGGTGGGGAGCGAATATATGTATTTAAATGAAGATACCATTATTATGGACAACACCTCTGTACCCGGTAGGTCCATTGACCTCAAGGATTTTACGTCCATGAGGTATATGGATTCCAATGTAGACCTTAGGAGCTGTTTTACATACGCGGTCACTGATGGTAACAAAAACGCTATAGCTGTAAACGTGGTAGGAAACAAAGGCATTACAGCAAGCCAATGGAGTGACAGACTTACTGTGGCCAGGGTGGCTTCGGTGGACGAAGGCAATAAGGTGTTAAACCTGGAGGATGCCAGGGATTACAGCGAGCATAGCGAATCATGGTACCAGAGCGGTATTGACAGCGTAAATGTGAGCAAAGGCGTTATTGTCAAAAACGGCAGGCCTGCTGATTTAAGCGATATTGTAGCAGGGGATGAGGTATTTGTGGTGCGGGATGGAAGTACAGGGTATGTGGTGATGGTGAGATGA
- the flgF gene encoding flagellar basal-body rod protein FlgF produces MIRGLYIAATGMVDQMARMDTISNNLANVNTAAFKKDYNVTRSFPEILMDRQGYTDASLKKPDIGTINYGVWSGGIYTDLSQGSFQKTDNPLDLAIDGNGFFAVQSGNRVLYTRDGRFTRGSNGLLVTTEGMPVLGVNGVINLPQGQVTVNPNGDIYVNGNYVDTLRLVDINGGNGGAITKFGDNLITGPIGNRPVGGIRQGYVEASNVNPIEEMVDMIEVTRAYEANQKVITAMDDTLNKAVNEVGRI; encoded by the coding sequence GTGATAAGAGGTTTGTACATAGCGGCTACTGGTATGGTAGATCAGATGGCTAGAATGGACACTATATCCAATAATCTGGCCAATGTCAATACTGCGGCTTTTAAAAAAGATTACAACGTGACCAGGTCTTTTCCGGAGATTCTTATGGACCGGCAGGGTTATACAGATGCCTCTCTGAAAAAACCTGATATAGGCACCATCAACTACGGCGTGTGGTCCGGAGGAATATATACGGATTTATCCCAAGGAAGTTTTCAAAAGACAGACAATCCTTTAGATTTGGCTATTGACGGCAATGGCTTTTTCGCTGTACAAAGCGGCAACAGGGTTTTGTATACGCGAGATGGCCGCTTTACCAGAGGTAGCAATGGGCTTTTAGTTACTACCGAGGGTATGCCTGTTTTGGGCGTAAACGGCGTCATCAATCTTCCTCAAGGCCAGGTAACTGTAAATCCCAATGGAGACATATACGTAAATGGCAATTACGTTGATACCCTCAGGTTAGTGGACATCAATGGGGGCAATGGGGGTGCCATAACCAAGTTTGGTGATAACCTGATTACAGGTCCTATAGGCAACAGACCTGTGGGGGGGATTCGCCAGGGTTACGTTGAGGCATCAAATGTCAATCCAATAGAGGAAATGGTGGATATGATAGAGGTGACCAGAGCCTATGAGGCCAATCAAAAAGTGATTACTGCCATGGACGACACCTTAAACAAAGCGGTAAATGAAGTAGGCAGAATTTAA
- a CDS encoding M23 family metallopeptidase produces MKKFLQKNSFYVILLSCIVIVAIAAMVTVNHNINKLAKKEVLPKNTAQNQVGSSVNKSDSDIIIGDINKDLKNGTAQENTQKSEQKVQSQAQKSDKDNQTSQGEKTVQNQVPASAGTSEKPIKSVTAPVVDASPVASTVAASMIMPAEGTISMDYAMSNLIYSKTLDEWRTHNGIDVAAKAETPVKAAMSGIVEKVYKDLKLGNTVVIKHSGGYETRYSSLAEDIKVKEGQTVNQGDVIGYVGQSASFEIADGTHVHFEVLKDGKNVNPHDYIKK; encoded by the coding sequence GTGAAAAAATTTTTACAAAAGAACAGTTTTTATGTCATCCTGTTATCGTGTATTGTCATAGTGGCCATTGCAGCGATGGTTACGGTTAACCACAATATCAATAAGCTGGCTAAAAAGGAGGTCCTGCCTAAAAATACGGCCCAAAATCAGGTAGGCTCCAGTGTGAACAAGAGCGACAGCGATATTATCATAGGGGACATAAATAAAGATCTGAAGAACGGCACGGCGCAGGAAAACACACAAAAGTCAGAACAGAAGGTACAGTCACAGGCGCAAAAAAGCGATAAAGATAATCAAACTAGTCAAGGAGAAAAAACGGTACAAAACCAGGTCCCTGCTAGCGCAGGCACTTCTGAAAAGCCTATCAAAAGCGTGACAGCGCCTGTAGTTGACGCCAGTCCGGTGGCGTCTACTGTGGCGGCCAGTATGATCATGCCGGCAGAAGGTACGATTTCAATGGATTATGCCATGAGTAACCTGATTTACTCAAAGACCCTGGACGAATGGCGAACCCATAACGGCATAGATGTGGCGGCGAAGGCGGAGACGCCTGTTAAAGCTGCTATGTCGGGAATTGTTGAGAAGGTGTACAAGGATCTGAAACTGGGTAATACAGTGGTCATCAAGCATAGCGGCGGTTATGAGACCAGGTATTCTTCTTTAGCAGAGGATATAAAAGTAAAAGAAGGGCAGACGGTTAATCAAGGCGATGTGATAGGCTATGTGGGACAGTCTGCCAGCTTTGAAATCGCCGATGGGACCCATGTGCACTTTGAGGTTTTGAAAGACGGAAAAAATGTCAACCCTCATGACTATATAAAGAAGTGA
- a CDS encoding S-layer homology domain-containing protein: MKRLLMAFAVFLLSTMACTAAFAADVGYESGVSDGVQYKEMVYITGEPIEFQGTLRVSSTPPRNNSQRITYTYTLANSQHKATLRRTVTLNVQFKSTGNQVLSTVSMANMSENATIDGVSYSLRSPNYSFSASSVTDERPAISYFASNWVYKKVYDINRTEGNVTVEMTGKSSGYSSAWGTSEERKVNISISYNRMPKNGGSVRWQGSVYEEGGNSSAKSIVYTKNDPQYISFKGNYVVKSQGQDVLQYTYNLPRWNNGVLSSERVEKSGMLAVNMTPEITQPLAVGEKRDIKGHWAEDSIKKILALGVFQGSSDYFGPALPVKRADFARAIAIVAGIKIDDSTGSMSISVRNRSNTPEVSPFLDVSVNNSDYKYIKAVASSGLMEGTSPNTFSPSQSLTREQAITIAIRALGLESLAPAGQYHTPFADDFKISPWARDCVYVAHLVGLIQGDEYNRVNPQQVMTRAEVSVFLDRFIQFLSDDMVKDYVNRVLNF; the protein is encoded by the coding sequence ATGAAGAGACTTTTGATGGCCTTTGCAGTGTTTTTGTTGTCCACGATGGCGTGTACAGCAGCTTTTGCCGCTGATGTGGGCTATGAAAGCGGCGTATCCGATGGCGTACAGTACAAAGAGATGGTCTATATAACCGGAGAGCCTATAGAATTTCAGGGTACCCTCAGGGTGTCCTCTACGCCCCCGAGGAACAATTCCCAGAGGATCACCTATACCTATACCCTTGCAAACAGCCAGCATAAGGCTACATTGAGGCGCACAGTGACGCTAAACGTGCAGTTTAAAAGCACCGGCAATCAAGTGTTGTCTACGGTTTCTATGGCTAACATGAGTGAAAATGCCACTATAGACGGCGTAAGCTATAGCCTGAGGTCTCCCAATTATTCCTTTAGCGCCTCTAGCGTCACAGACGAGAGACCTGCTATAAGTTACTTTGCTTCAAACTGGGTGTATAAAAAGGTGTACGACATAAACCGCACAGAAGGCAATGTCACAGTGGAGATGACAGGCAAATCCTCGGGCTATAGTAGCGCATGGGGGACGTCAGAGGAGAGAAAGGTAAATATCAGCATATCTTATAACAGGATGCCTAAAAATGGAGGATCAGTTCGGTGGCAGGGATCTGTGTACGAAGAGGGTGGCAATTCCAGTGCCAAAAGCATCGTGTACACCAAAAATGATCCTCAGTATATAAGCTTTAAAGGCAATTACGTGGTTAAAAGCCAGGGTCAGGATGTACTTCAATATACCTACAACCTCCCACGGTGGAACAACGGCGTGCTGTCATCGGAAAGGGTAGAGAAGAGCGGTATGTTGGCGGTGAACATGACTCCTGAGATAACACAGCCGCTGGCAGTAGGGGAAAAAAGAGACATAAAAGGGCACTGGGCAGAGGACTCTATAAAAAAAATACTGGCTTTAGGTGTATTTCAGGGCAGCTCTGACTACTTTGGACCAGCGTTGCCTGTAAAGAGGGCGGACTTCGCCAGGGCAATAGCTATAGTTGCGGGCATTAAAATCGATGACAGCACTGGCAGCATGTCTATTTCCGTGCGCAATCGGAGTAACACCCCAGAGGTATCTCCATTTTTAGATGTGTCAGTAAACAACAGCGATTACAAGTACATAAAGGCAGTGGCTTCTAGCGGCCTTATGGAGGGGACTTCACCTAATACCTTTTCGCCTTCCCAATCCCTTACGAGGGAACAGGCTATAACCATAGCCATAAGGGCGCTGGGACTGGAGTCCCTGGCCCCTGCAGGTCAATACCACACGCCTTTTGCCGATGATTTTAAGATAAGCCCGTGGGCCAGGGATTGCGTTTACGTGGCCCATCTCGTAGGGCTTATCCAGGGGGATGAGTACAACAGGGTAAATCCCCAGCAGGTTATGACAAGGGCAGAGGTATCTGTTTTTTTAGATCGGTTTATTCAATTCCTCAGCGATGACATGGTAAAGGATTATGTGAATAGAGTGTTGAATTTTTAA
- the spoIID gene encoding stage II sporulation protein D, producing MKMLIYFLVGLFAAVVFLPVSIVLSWNAISPEKPLVSGKGGAKTSYIITSDNNASGTVSSQQDYKDVNINVYVVQKGKIQGMPLEQYVKGVVAAEMPADFSIEALKAQAVASRTYAVSKMREFGGKGDGEHPGADVCTDSHHCQAWASDEELKSRWGKNYSMYKAKIDEAVDSTKGQVLVYEDKLIQPVFHAISGGRTESAADVWGKNIPYLVSVDSPYEESAPKYKSRVVMAKSEFIQRLKALRPMARVDVSNLPSQVKVLEYSQTNRVKKIRIGDQVLTGEELRNIYGLNSTNVRFAFNGNDVVMDVTGYGHGVGMSQFGADGMAEHGSNYEDILKHYYKDVTIASIREFYKKQ from the coding sequence ATGAAGATGCTCATTTATTTTCTTGTAGGGCTATTTGCGGCTGTGGTGTTTTTGCCGGTGAGTATCGTGCTTAGCTGGAACGCCATATCCCCCGAAAAGCCATTGGTATCGGGCAAGGGAGGTGCTAAGACCTCGTACATAATAACCAGCGACAACAACGCATCTGGTACCGTGAGCAGTCAGCAGGATTACAAAGATGTGAACATAAACGTGTACGTGGTCCAAAAGGGTAAAATTCAAGGCATGCCGTTGGAACAGTACGTAAAAGGAGTGGTGGCTGCAGAGATGCCTGCCGATTTTAGCATAGAAGCGTTAAAGGCCCAGGCTGTTGCCTCCAGGACTTACGCGGTGAGCAAGATGAGGGAATTTGGAGGCAAAGGCGATGGGGAGCACCCGGGTGCTGATGTGTGTACAGATTCACACCACTGTCAGGCATGGGCGTCTGACGAGGAGTTAAAGTCAAGGTGGGGGAAAAATTACAGCATGTATAAGGCCAAAATAGATGAGGCGGTAGACAGCACAAAAGGGCAGGTTCTCGTATACGAGGATAAACTTATACAGCCTGTTTTTCACGCTATAAGCGGAGGCAGAACCGAGAGCGCGGCAGACGTGTGGGGTAAAAATATCCCATACTTGGTAAGCGTGGATAGTCCTTACGAGGAGAGCGCACCCAAGTATAAATCAAGGGTTGTGATGGCGAAAAGCGAGTTTATACAGAGGTTAAAAGCGCTAAGGCCTATGGCCAGGGTTGATGTTTCTAACCTACCATCGCAAGTTAAAGTCCTGGAGTATTCTCAGACCAACAGGGTAAAAAAGATCAGAATAGGAGATCAGGTTTTGACCGGCGAAGAGCTGAGGAATATATACGGGCTTAATTCCACCAATGTCCGGTTCGCCTTTAATGGCAATGACGTCGTAATGGACGTAACCGGGTACGGACACGGTGTTGGCATGAGCCAGTTTGGGGCTGACGGCATGGCAGAGCATGGGAGCAACTATGAAGACATATTAAAGCACTATTATAAAGATGTGACTATCGCGAGCATAAGGGAGTTTTACAAAAAACAGTGA
- the mreB gene encoding rod shape-determining protein: protein MFGFGMDIGIDLGTASVILYVRGKGIVLMEPSVVAVEAKTGRLLAIGSEARRMIGRTPGNIIAVRPLRQGVISDFEVTRKMLRYFINKACGERSFFRPRVMISVPSSITEVEKRAVIDAAYQAGAKKAFLIEEPIAAAIGAGLDISKPSGCMVVDIGGGTTDIAVISLGGTVVSMSIKTAGDDFDEAIARYIRKKYHLMIGERTAEELKINAGTAIPLDPPIKVNVRGRSLVTGLPMIVEVSCDEILEALSESLSVIVDAIHSVLERTPPELVGDIGDKGIVLTGGGSLLRNLDKLLQDKLSVPVYLADDPISCVALGTGKALEYIGTLDASSIYSDAKMVFVER, encoded by the coding sequence ATGTTCGGTTTCGGTATGGATATAGGCATCGACTTGGGCACGGCTTCTGTAATTTTATACGTTAGAGGTAAGGGCATTGTCCTGATGGAACCGTCGGTAGTGGCAGTGGAAGCCAAGACGGGGAGGTTGCTGGCCATAGGCAGTGAAGCGAGAAGGATGATAGGAAGAACTCCTGGCAATATAATAGCTGTAAGACCTCTCAGACAAGGAGTTATATCGGATTTTGAAGTGACTAGAAAGATGTTGAGGTATTTTATAAATAAGGCTTGTGGCGAGAGGTCTTTTTTTAGGCCGAGGGTTATGATAAGCGTCCCCAGCAGTATAACGGAAGTGGAGAAGCGAGCTGTGATTGATGCCGCGTATCAAGCCGGAGCAAAGAAGGCCTTTTTGATCGAAGAGCCCATAGCGGCGGCTATCGGAGCAGGTCTTGACATATCAAAGCCCAGTGGCTGTATGGTTGTAGACATAGGAGGAGGCACTACGGATATAGCGGTTATATCACTGGGTGGAACGGTGGTGAGCATGTCCATAAAGACAGCTGGCGACGACTTTGATGAAGCCATAGCGAGGTACATAAGGAAAAAATATCACCTCATGATAGGCGAGAGGACTGCTGAGGAGCTTAAGATAAACGCAGGTACGGCCATCCCCTTGGATCCGCCTATTAAAGTGAACGTGAGGGGCAGGAGCCTGGTTACGGGTTTGCCTATGATCGTTGAAGTAAGTTGCGATGAGATCCTGGAAGCTTTGAGCGAGTCTTTAAGCGTGATTGTGGATGCCATACACAGTGTGTTGGAACGAACACCTCCTGAGCTGGTAGGTGATATAGGCGATAAGGGTATTGTGCTGACAGGGGGTGGTTCTCTCCTCAGGAATTTAGATAAGCTGTTGCAGGACAAGCTAAGCGTGCCTGTGTATTTGGCTGACGACCCTATATCCTGTGTAGCTCTGGGAACAGGCAAAGCGTTAGAATACATAGGTACGTTGGATGCCAGCAGCATCTATTCTGATGCGAAGATGGTCTTTGTGGAGAGGTGA